In Actinomadura citrea, a single window of DNA contains:
- a CDS encoding N-acetylmuramoyl-L-alanine amidase, whose product MRIHRGGPAVAGIALCLGALVACNASSGASGGEAAGPPTAGTASPGAKGGKAPASAGGDAESLDGKVIVIDPGHNGGNADHPSEINRQVKIGNGSKACDTTGTETRAGYAEHAFTWDVSKRLAGILKSRGAKVSLTRKDDRSVGPCVTERAALGNRLKADAALSIHADGAAASGHGFHIIEPLSIGRNSEMVNGSAELGEALRNAYHEGTGIPYSNYLGKKAIDRRDDLGGLNMSTVPKVFIECGNMQNQGDADKLSSASFRQRIAESLAAGFQAYLG is encoded by the coding sequence GTGCGAATTCATCGAGGCGGCCCCGCGGTCGCCGGTATCGCGCTGTGCCTGGGCGCGCTCGTCGCGTGCAACGCTTCCTCCGGGGCGTCCGGCGGTGAGGCGGCCGGGCCGCCGACGGCCGGGACGGCGTCCCCGGGCGCCAAGGGCGGCAAGGCGCCCGCGTCCGCCGGGGGGGACGCCGAGTCGCTCGACGGCAAGGTGATCGTCATCGACCCCGGGCACAACGGCGGCAACGCCGACCACCCGTCGGAGATCAACCGGCAGGTGAAGATCGGCAACGGCAGCAAGGCGTGCGACACGACCGGCACCGAGACCAGGGCCGGCTACGCCGAGCACGCCTTCACCTGGGACGTGTCGAAGAGGCTCGCCGGCATCCTGAAGTCCCGGGGCGCGAAGGTCTCGCTGACCCGCAAGGACGACAGGAGCGTCGGTCCCTGCGTCACCGAGCGCGCCGCGCTCGGCAACCGGCTCAAGGCCGACGCCGCGCTGTCCATCCACGCCGACGGGGCGGCGGCGTCCGGTCACGGCTTCCACATCATCGAGCCGCTCTCCATCGGCCGGAACTCCGAGATGGTGAACGGTTCCGCCGAGTTGGGCGAGGCGCTGCGGAACGCCTATCACGAGGGCACCGGCATCCCGTACTCCAACTACCTCGGCAAGAAGGCCATCGACCGGCGCGACGACCTCGGCGGTCTCAACATGTCGACCGTGCCCAAGGTCTTCATCGAGTGCGGCAACATGCAGAACCAGGGCGACGCCGACAAGCTGTCCAGCGCGTCCTTCCGGCAGCGCATCGCCGAGTCCCTGGCCGCGGGTTTCCAGGCCTACCTGGGCTGA
- a CDS encoding DUF3073 domain-containing protein, producing the protein MGRGRAKAKQVKVARQLKYNTGNTDLDRLKDELGVSDSGEDSYDELVEKYADYADDYGTETRKDGTSG; encoded by the coding sequence ATGGGTCGCGGCCGAGCCAAGGCCAAGCAGGTGAAGGTTGCCCGGCAGCTCAAGTACAACACCGGCAACACGGACCTCGACCGCCTTAAGGATGAACTGGGAGTCAGCGACTCCGGCGAAGACTCCTATGACGAGCTCGTCGAGAAGTACGCCGACTACGCCGACGACTACGGCACGGAGACCCGCAAGGACGGCACCTCCGGTTGA
- a CDS encoding carbohydrate ABC transporter permease, producing the protein MTSAGTAPKIDRSDGAPARPEISDRGRAERRLGLLLSLPAVVVMLLVTAYPLVNAVYESLFSYRITAPEDRHFVGLGNYATALSDALFWQTVLTTLIITVATVGVELVIGFALAMVMHRAVFGRRTVRTAILLPYGIVTVISAFAWKYAFDVQSGFVNSWFGLGDFAWFSDRWAALFVIILSEIWKTTPFVSLLLLAGLAQVPADLGEAATVDGATAWQRLKRVTIPNMKAAILVAVLFRTLDAWRIFDNVFIMTSGQEKTQVLSFLTYQQIITRTELGLGNAVGVLLFLSVVLIAAVFIKGFRVDLSQVRGDR; encoded by the coding sequence ATGACGTCCGCAGGAACGGCACCGAAGATCGACCGCTCGGACGGCGCCCCCGCCCGCCCGGAGATCTCCGACCGCGGCCGCGCCGAGCGCAGGCTCGGGCTGCTGCTCTCGCTGCCCGCCGTGGTGGTGATGCTGCTGGTCACCGCGTATCCGCTGGTCAACGCCGTCTACGAGTCGCTGTTCAGCTACCGGATCACCGCGCCCGAGGACCGGCACTTCGTCGGCCTCGGCAACTACGCGACCGCGCTGTCGGACGCCCTGTTCTGGCAGACGGTGCTCACCACCCTGATCATCACCGTGGCCACGGTGGGGGTGGAGCTGGTCATCGGGTTCGCGCTCGCGATGGTGATGCACCGGGCCGTCTTCGGGCGGCGGACGGTGCGGACCGCGATCCTGCTGCCCTACGGGATCGTCACGGTCATCTCCGCGTTCGCCTGGAAGTACGCCTTCGACGTCCAGTCGGGGTTCGTCAACTCCTGGTTCGGGCTCGGCGACTTCGCCTGGTTCTCCGACCGCTGGGCGGCGCTGTTCGTGATCATCCTGTCGGAGATCTGGAAGACGACCCCGTTCGTGTCCCTGCTGCTCCTCGCCGGGCTGGCACAGGTGCCGGCCGACCTCGGCGAGGCCGCGACGGTGGACGGCGCGACGGCGTGGCAGCGCCTCAAACGGGTGACGATCCCCAACATGAAGGCCGCGATCCTCGTCGCGGTGCTGTTCCGGACGCTGGACGCGTGGCGGATCTTCGACAACGTGTTCATCATGACGTCGGGCCAGGAGAAGACCCAGGTGCTGTCGTTCCTGACCTACCAGCAGATCATCACCCGGACCGAGCTCGGCCTCGGCAACGCCGTCGGGGTGCTGCTGTTCCTGTCGGTGGTGCTGATCGCCGCCGTGTTCATCAAGGGGTTCCGGGTGGACCTCTCCCAGGTGCGAGGTGACCGCTGA
- the purM gene encoding phosphoribosylformylglycinamidine cyclo-ligase, with product MTDRPTTSYEAAGVDIAAGERAVELMKSRVARSRRPEVVDDVSGFAGLFDASALLRYTRPLLATSTDGVGTKVDLARRLGVYDTIGHDLVGMVIDDLAVCGAEPLFMTDYIACGKVVPERVADIVGGIADACALAGCALVGGETAEHPGLLEADEFDVAGAGTGVVEADRILGPERVRAGDVVLAMASSGIHSNGYSLVRHILATTDLTLETRPAELDRPLGQELLTPTRIYAKDCLALAEAGGVRAFAHITGGGLAANLARSLPPRVDAVLDRSSWEVPAVFRLLQAHGDVPQAEMDKTFNLGVGMAAIVAPDRADEALRLLASRGVPSWPLGEITEGTGDATLR from the coding sequence ATGACGGACCGCCCGACGACCTCCTACGAGGCCGCAGGCGTCGACATCGCGGCGGGCGAGCGCGCCGTCGAGCTGATGAAGTCCCGGGTGGCCCGTTCGCGGCGGCCCGAGGTCGTCGACGACGTCAGCGGGTTCGCGGGGCTCTTCGACGCCTCGGCACTGCTGCGCTACACCAGACCCCTGCTCGCGACGTCCACGGACGGCGTCGGTACCAAGGTCGACCTGGCGCGGCGTCTCGGCGTCTACGACACGATCGGGCACGACCTGGTCGGCATGGTCATCGACGACCTCGCGGTGTGCGGGGCCGAACCGCTGTTCATGACCGACTACATCGCCTGCGGCAAGGTCGTTCCGGAGCGCGTCGCCGACATCGTCGGGGGGATCGCCGACGCGTGCGCCCTGGCCGGGTGCGCCCTCGTGGGCGGCGAGACGGCCGAGCACCCCGGCCTGCTGGAGGCCGACGAGTTCGACGTGGCGGGCGCCGGGACGGGCGTCGTCGAGGCCGACCGGATCCTGGGGCCGGAACGGGTGAGGGCGGGCGACGTCGTGCTCGCGATGGCGTCGTCCGGTATCCACTCGAACGGGTACTCGCTCGTCCGGCACATCCTGGCGACGACGGACCTGACGCTGGAGACCCGCCCGGCCGAACTCGACCGTCCGCTGGGCCAGGAGCTCCTCACCCCGACGCGCATCTACGCCAAGGACTGCCTTGCCCTGGCCGAGGCCGGCGGAGTGCGGGCGTTCGCGCACATCACGGGCGGCGGGCTGGCGGCGAACCTGGCCCGGTCGCTTCCGCCGAGGGTGGACGCCGTGCTGGACCGCTCGTCCTGGGAGGTCCCGGCCGTCTTCCGCCTGCTCCAGGCGCACGGCGACGTACCGCAGGCCGAGATGGACAAGACGTTCAACCTCGGTGTCGGCATGGCCGCGATCGTCGCCCCGGACCGCGCCGACGAGGCGCTCCGCCTGCTGGCCTCCCGCGGCGTCCCGTCCTGGCCCCTCGGCGAGATCACCGAAGGCACCGGCGACGCGACCCTCCGCTGA
- a CDS encoding TetR/AcrR family transcriptional regulator, which yields MDERRDELIEAALQLFSTRSPEDVSIDDVAAKAGASRALVYHYFGGKNELYIAALGSAAKHLSVLLEPPTEGKPLERLRISLKRYFDFVESHAAGYTALLRGGPADRSGEAGEIVDGIRRLLLDRILHSLDVDVPPPILRITLRCWMATVETAGLDWLENRDVSRPDLERLLVDQLVVIMQISGRHDPGTGALFDRLAHEEMSH from the coding sequence GTGGACGAGCGACGGGACGAACTGATCGAGGCGGCGCTGCAGCTGTTCAGCACGCGCTCGCCCGAGGACGTCTCGATCGACGACGTCGCGGCGAAGGCGGGAGCCTCCCGCGCGCTGGTCTACCACTACTTCGGCGGCAAGAACGAGCTGTACATCGCGGCGCTCGGCAGCGCCGCGAAGCACCTGTCGGTGCTGCTGGAACCTCCCACGGAGGGCAAGCCGCTCGAACGGCTCCGGATCTCGCTGAAGCGCTACTTCGATTTCGTGGAGAGCCACGCGGCCGGTTACACGGCACTGCTGCGCGGCGGGCCGGCCGACCGCTCGGGCGAGGCCGGCGAGATAGTGGACGGGATCCGCCGGCTGCTGCTGGACCGGATCCTGCACTCACTGGACGTCGACGTTCCGCCGCCGATCCTGCGCATCACGCTGCGCTGCTGGATGGCGACCGTGGAGACCGCCGGCCTGGACTGGCTGGAGAACCGCGACGTGTCCCGCCCCGACCTGGAGCGGCTGCTGGTCGACCAGCTCGTGGTGATCATGCAGATCTCCGGCAGGCACGACCCGGGCACGGGTGCCCTGTTCGACCGCCTGGCCCACGAAGAGATGAGCCATTAG
- a CDS encoding Leu/Phe/Val dehydrogenase — protein sequence MPNVFGAPHKGTEPRHEQVVFCQDEASGLRAIIAIYSTALGPSLGGTRFYPYGSEEEALADVLNLSRGMAYKNALAGLDLGGGKAVIIGDPATDKSEAMLRAYGRFVQSLNGRYYTACDVGTYSEDMDIVARECRFVTGRTVAHGGAGDSSILTAFGVFQGMRAAAETVWGRPTLRGRRVGVEGVGKVGHRLVEHLREDGADVVICDVSEAAVDRVRALHPEVEVVSDADAMVRTELDVYAPCALGGSLDDDTVPVLAAKVVCGAANNQLAHTGVEKRLADRGVLYAPDYVVNSGGVIQVADEIEGFNFDRAKARAAGIYDTTRKIFALASDEGVPPAVAADRLAERRMSEVGRLRGILL from the coding sequence GTGCCTAATGTCTTCGGGGCGCCCCACAAGGGCACCGAACCCCGACACGAGCAGGTCGTCTTCTGCCAGGACGAGGCCAGCGGCCTGCGCGCCATCATCGCCATCTACTCCACCGCGCTCGGCCCGTCCCTGGGAGGCACCCGCTTCTACCCGTACGGCTCCGAGGAAGAGGCCCTCGCCGACGTGCTGAACCTGTCCCGGGGCATGGCGTACAAGAACGCACTGGCCGGGCTCGACCTCGGCGGCGGCAAGGCCGTCATCATCGGCGACCCCGCCACGGACAAGTCCGAGGCGATGCTGCGGGCCTACGGGCGGTTCGTCCAGTCGCTGAACGGCCGGTACTACACGGCGTGCGACGTGGGCACCTACAGCGAGGACATGGACATCGTCGCGCGCGAGTGCCGCTTCGTCACCGGACGGACGGTCGCGCACGGCGGCGCCGGCGACTCGTCCATCCTCACGGCGTTCGGCGTGTTCCAGGGGATGCGGGCCGCGGCCGAAACGGTGTGGGGCCGTCCGACGCTGCGCGGCAGGCGGGTCGGGGTGGAGGGCGTCGGGAAGGTCGGCCACCGCCTGGTGGAGCACCTGCGCGAGGACGGCGCGGACGTCGTGATCTGCGACGTGTCCGAGGCCGCCGTCGACCGCGTCCGGGCGCTGCACCCCGAGGTGGAGGTCGTCTCCGACGCCGACGCCATGGTCCGCACGGAGCTCGACGTGTACGCGCCGTGCGCGCTGGGCGGCTCCCTCGACGACGACACCGTGCCCGTGCTGGCCGCCAAGGTCGTCTGCGGCGCCGCCAACAACCAGCTCGCCCACACGGGCGTGGAGAAGCGCCTCGCCGACCGCGGCGTCCTGTACGCGCCCGACTACGTGGTGAACTCCGGCGGTGTGATCCAGGTCGCGGACGAGATCGAGGGCTTCAACTTCGACCGCGCCAAGGCCCGCGCAGCGGGCATCTACGACACCACCCGGAAGATCTTCGCGCTGGCCTCCGACGAGGGCGTCCCGCCGGCGGTGGCCGCCGACCGCCTCGCCGAGCGCCGGATGTCGGAGGTCGGCAGGCTGCGCGGCATCCTTCTCTGA
- a CDS encoding extracellular solute-binding protein has product MGERVDRTESDQAGQTRPRERAAGRHGPAERARSAWLRGAVALALLAGGLTACGDGGGTPKLTWYVNPDNGGQAALAKSCTQAAGGRYRIETSLLPSDATQQREQLIRRLAAKDSGLDLMSLDPVFVAEAANAGFLRPFTKGEAAPLTDGVFAPAVQSSMWEGKLYAAPFWANTQLLWYRRSVAKKAGIDPNAPDFTWDKLIDAAVRTNTTIGVQGNRYEGYMVWINSLIASAGGRIISNAEKGDDASIDIDSPAAGRAASIIRRLARSSAASPTLSTDIEEQSRATINGARGGFLLNWGYVWRAEKGDADAGAIGKNIVGDLGWARYPRVDPRQPSKPPFGGIEIGVGAYSRHKGLAVEATRCITSPANMKRYMLDEGNVAARPAIFDDPDILKEFPMAPLMRDSIAAAAPRPATPYYADLSGAVQNRWHPPASVNPATTPRRSAEFARAVLGDQALL; this is encoded by the coding sequence ATGGGCGAGCGAGTCGATCGAACGGAGAGCGACCAGGCGGGACAGACCCGGCCCCGGGAGAGGGCGGCCGGGCGGCACGGTCCCGCGGAACGGGCGCGTTCGGCTTGGCTCAGGGGCGCGGTGGCGCTGGCGCTGCTGGCCGGCGGGCTCACGGCCTGCGGGGACGGCGGCGGGACGCCGAAGCTCACCTGGTACGTCAACCCCGACAACGGCGGCCAGGCGGCCCTCGCGAAGTCCTGCACGCAGGCCGCGGGCGGCCGGTACCGGATCGAGACGTCCCTGCTGCCGAGCGACGCCACGCAGCAGCGCGAGCAGCTGATCAGACGGCTGGCCGCCAAGGACTCCGGGCTCGACCTCATGAGCCTGGACCCGGTCTTCGTGGCCGAGGCCGCCAACGCCGGGTTCCTGCGCCCGTTCACCAAGGGCGAGGCCGCGCCGCTGACCGACGGCGTGTTCGCCCCCGCCGTGCAGAGCTCGATGTGGGAGGGCAAGCTCTACGCGGCGCCCTTCTGGGCCAACACGCAGCTGCTGTGGTACCGCAGGTCGGTGGCGAAGAAGGCGGGCATCGACCCGAACGCGCCCGACTTCACCTGGGACAAGCTCATCGACGCGGCCGTCCGGACGAACACCACCATCGGCGTCCAGGGCAACCGGTACGAGGGCTACATGGTGTGGATCAACTCCCTGATCGCCTCGGCCGGGGGCCGCATCATCAGCAACGCCGAGAAGGGCGACGACGCGAGCATCGACATCGACTCGCCGGCCGCCGGGCGGGCGGCGTCGATCATCCGCAGGCTCGCCCGGTCCTCCGCCGCGAGCCCGACGCTGTCCACCGACATCGAGGAGCAGTCCCGGGCGACGATCAACGGCGCGCGCGGCGGCTTCCTGCTCAACTGGGGCTACGTCTGGCGGGCCGAGAAGGGCGACGCCGACGCGGGCGCCATCGGCAAGAACATCGTCGGCGACCTCGGCTGGGCCCGCTACCCGCGGGTCGACCCGCGGCAGCCGAGCAAGCCCCCGTTCGGGGGCATCGAGATCGGCGTCGGCGCGTACAGCAGGCACAAGGGCCTGGCCGTGGAGGCGACCCGGTGCATCACCTCGCCGGCCAACATGAAGCGGTACATGCTCGACGAGGGCAACGTCGCCGCCCGCCCGGCGATCTTCGATGATCCCGACATCCTCAAGGAGTTCCCGATGGCCCCGCTGATGCGGGACTCCATCGCCGCGGCCGCGCCCCGTCCGGCCACCCCCTACTACGCCGACCTGTCCGGCGCCGTCCAGAACCGCTGGCATCCGCCCGCGTCGGTGAACCCCGCGACGACGCCGCGCCGGTCCGCGGAGTTCGCCCGGGCGGTCCTGGGCGACCAGGCGCTGCTGTGA
- a CDS encoding quinone-dependent dihydroorotate dehydrogenase, protein MYRLLFSLVIARVPAESAHHLTLRALHAVQAVPGAVPLLRRLFAPRDPALAVRALGLDFPSPLGLAAGFDKDAVAYAALGAFGFGHVEIGTVTGRPQPGNPRPRLFRLAPDRAVVNRMGFNNAGSEAAARRLADRAPGTIVGANIGKTKVVPEASAAADYVASTERLAPHADYLVVNVSSPNTPGLRNLQAVEHLRPLLTAVREAADRSSARRVPLLVKIAPDLADDDVDAVADLALELGLDGIIATNTTIGRDALLSPPALVKETGGLSGAPLRERSLEVLRRLRSRTGGRLALVSVGGVETADDVWERVRAGATLVQGYTGMIYGGPLWAHRVNRDLSRRLRGSAFRTLDEARG, encoded by the coding sequence ATGTATCGACTCCTTTTCTCACTGGTCATCGCCCGCGTCCCGGCGGAGAGCGCCCACCATCTGACCCTGCGCGCGCTGCACGCCGTCCAGGCGGTGCCCGGAGCGGTGCCGCTGCTGCGGCGGCTGTTCGCGCCCCGCGACCCGGCGCTGGCCGTCCGCGCCCTCGGGCTGGACTTCCCGAGCCCGCTCGGCCTCGCCGCCGGGTTCGACAAGGACGCCGTCGCCTACGCGGCGCTCGGCGCGTTCGGGTTCGGCCACGTCGAGATCGGGACGGTGACCGGCCGCCCGCAGCCCGGCAACCCGCGCCCGCGGCTGTTCCGGCTCGCCCCGGACCGGGCGGTCGTCAACCGGATGGGCTTCAACAACGCGGGCTCCGAGGCCGCCGCGCGGCGGCTCGCCGACCGGGCGCCGGGGACGATCGTCGGCGCCAACATCGGCAAGACCAAGGTCGTCCCGGAGGCCTCGGCCGCCGCCGACTACGTGGCGAGCACCGAGCGGCTCGCCCCGCACGCCGACTACCTCGTGGTCAACGTCAGCTCCCCCAACACGCCGGGCCTGCGGAACCTGCAGGCCGTCGAGCATCTGCGCCCGCTGCTGACGGCCGTGCGCGAGGCCGCCGACCGCTCGTCCGCCCGCCGCGTCCCGCTGCTGGTGAAGATCGCGCCGGACCTCGCGGACGACGACGTCGACGCCGTCGCCGACCTCGCCCTCGAACTCGGTCTCGACGGCATCATCGCGACCAACACCACGATCGGCCGGGACGCCCTGCTCAGCCCGCCCGCGCTGGTCAAGGAGACCGGCGGGCTGTCGGGCGCGCCGCTGCGCGAGCGGTCGCTCGAGGTCCTGCGCCGGCTGCGGTCCCGCACGGGCGGGCGGCTCGCACTGGTCTCCGTCGGCGGGGTCGAGACGGCCGACGACGTGTGGGAACGCGTCCGGGCGGGCGCGACCCTCGTCCAGGGCTACACCGGCATGATCTACGGCGGCCCGCTCTGGGCGCACCGGGTCAACCGCGACCTGTCGCGCCGCCTGCGCGGCAGCGCCTTCCGCACCCTGGACGAAGCCCGCGGCTGA
- the bldC gene encoding developmental transcriptional regulator BldC: protein MSARTPEAEPLLTPAEVATMFRVDPKTVTRWAKAGKLTSIRTLGGHRRYREAEVRALLAGIPQQRSE from the coding sequence ATGTCAGCACGTACGCCAGAGGCCGAGCCCCTGCTGACGCCGGCGGAGGTGGCGACGATGTTCCGCGTCGACCCCAAGACCGTCACGCGCTGGGCGAAGGCGGGAAAGCTCACGTCGATCCGCACGCTCGGCGGGCATCGCCGGTACCGCGAGGCGGAGGTGCGGGCGCTGCTCGCGGGAATCCCGCAGCAGCGCTCGGAGTAG
- a CDS encoding DUF7059 domain-containing protein, with the protein MPDLRRVRELLLGAGYTVAGVRASLGPVAGGALARDEIVPALRATAGGSPVEVLTRLFWLQVPVPEDAVAADALVAVGLAEVSGGQVRALLRVEPLEAVDGDGHAGYAVSDLKVRPGDGRVPADDHVVGTGGASGNLARLVVHRPVDNVLDLGTGCGVQAVHAAGRSPGARITATDVNPRALELAEMSFALSGVDGAELLRGSLLEPVEGRRFDLIVSNPPFVVAPPGDRRFTYRESGMAGDDFCRRLVESASRYLNDGGYCQLLANWLHVDGVPWEERVGAWVDGCDAWIVQRDVQDPAEYAELWLRDSCEAGTPEYRARYEAWLDEFEQRDATGIGFGWITLRRSERPAVRIEEVRHAVEQPVGAYVHEVLDGLVKAEEFSTACGRRLAAAPGLVQEQIGPPGAEDPERIVLRQTDRLRRAAGVGTVEAALAGVCDGTLPLDPLLDAIAELTDTDPGEVHAHAAAVLPELIADGFFA; encoded by the coding sequence ATGCCTGATCTTCGTCGTGTGCGCGAACTGCTGCTCGGGGCCGGTTACACCGTCGCGGGGGTGCGCGCGTCGCTCGGCCCGGTCGCCGGCGGGGCGCTGGCACGGGACGAGATCGTGCCCGCGCTGCGGGCGACGGCCGGCGGGTCGCCGGTCGAGGTGCTGACCCGGCTGTTCTGGCTCCAGGTGCCCGTCCCCGAGGACGCGGTCGCCGCCGACGCGCTGGTGGCGGTGGGGCTCGCCGAGGTGTCGGGCGGGCAGGTGCGGGCGCTGCTGCGCGTCGAGCCGCTGGAGGCGGTGGACGGCGACGGGCACGCCGGTTACGCCGTGTCCGATCTGAAGGTGCGGCCCGGGGACGGACGCGTTCCAGCGGACGATCATGTGGTGGGGACCGGAGGTGCGTCCGGGAATCTCGCCCGGCTGGTTGTCCACAGGCCTGTGGACAACGTGCTCGATCTGGGCACCGGCTGCGGCGTCCAGGCCGTGCACGCGGCGGGGCGCTCGCCGGGCGCGCGCATCACCGCGACGGACGTGAACCCGCGGGCGCTGGAACTGGCCGAAATGAGCTTCGCGCTGTCCGGCGTGGACGGCGCGGAACTGCTGCGCGGGTCGCTGCTGGAGCCGGTCGAGGGCCGCCGGTTCGACCTGATCGTGTCGAATCCCCCGTTCGTCGTCGCGCCGCCCGGCGACCGGCGGTTCACCTACCGCGAGTCGGGGATGGCGGGCGACGACTTCTGCCGGCGGCTCGTCGAGAGCGCCTCCCGGTACCTGAACGACGGTGGATATTGCCAGCTCCTGGCCAATTGGCTGCATGTCGACGGGGTTCCCTGGGAGGAGCGCGTCGGCGCGTGGGTGGACGGCTGCGACGCGTGGATCGTCCAGCGGGACGTCCAGGATCCGGCGGAGTACGCCGAGTTGTGGCTGCGGGATTCCTGCGAGGCGGGCACGCCCGAATACCGCGCCCGGTACGAGGCGTGGCTCGACGAGTTCGAGCAGCGGGACGCCACCGGGATCGGGTTCGGCTGGATCACGTTGCGGCGCAGCGAGCGCCCGGCCGTCCGGATCGAGGAGGTGCGGCACGCCGTCGAGCAGCCCGTCGGCGCGTACGTCCACGAGGTGCTGGACGGCCTCGTGAAGGCGGAGGAGTTTTCCACAGCCTGTGGACGACGGCTCGCCGCGGCGCCCGGTCTCGTCCAGGAACAGATCGGCCCGCCCGGCGCCGAGGACCCGGAGCGGATCGTCCTGCGGCAGACGGATCGGCTCCGCCGCGCCGCCGGTGTCGGGACGGTCGAGGCCGCCCTCGCGGGTGTCTGCGACGGCACCCTGCCCCTCGATCCGCTCCTGGACGCCATCGCCGAGCTCACGGACACGGACCCCGGTGAGGTCCACGCGCACGCCGCGGCCGTGCTGCCGGAGCTGATCGCCGACGGCTTCTTCGCCTGA
- a CDS encoding DUF6243 family protein, with amino-acid sequence MSKSRGRNGMLGVGGQRKNLSRSELRGGKAQAADGGAGTAAERKRELLRKMRERTERRTSGDDE; translated from the coding sequence ATGTCCAAGAGCCGAGGCCGCAACGGCATGCTCGGCGTGGGCGGCCAGCGCAAGAACCTGTCGCGCAGCGAGCTGCGCGGCGGGAAAGCGCAGGCAGCCGACGGCGGCGCCGGTACGGCGGCCGAGAGGAAGAGGGAACTGCTCCGCAAGATGCGCGAACGCACCGAGCGGCGCACCTCCGGCGACGACGAGTAG
- a CDS encoding LacI family DNA-binding transcriptional regulator → MSAEEANPPHDMLGEGAVPRPRSEPSPAPRDEGKAVPAPKPTIRNVAERAGVSKSLVSLVMRGSPHVSERRRQAVLQAARELGYRPNAVARSLVEGRTRLIGAIVADLHNPFFAEFLDGLQESLHGAGLRMLVGSGRWDPMFEAEAVEAFLEMRVDGLVLLSVVPESLKEAAASVPVVVVGERDVVGVDIVVDDDELGASLAVDHLVEHGHRRIAHIEGARSTTARYRRAGYEKAMRLHDLAAEIVVEPGDFTEDGGYRAALSLLRRDARPTAIFAPNDLVATGALSAADELGMRVPADLSIIGYDNTHLAAIRHISLTSVDQPRRDMGRVAAEMLTARIGDPSRAARQKLVVPHLVVRSTTGPAPAM, encoded by the coding sequence ATGTCAGCTGAAGAAGCAAATCCCCCGCACGACATGCTGGGAGAGGGCGCGGTGCCCCGGCCGCGCAGCGAGCCCTCTCCCGCACCGCGCGACGAGGGCAAGGCGGTGCCCGCGCCGAAACCGACGATCCGCAATGTGGCCGAACGCGCCGGAGTGTCCAAATCGCTCGTCTCGCTGGTCATGCGAGGGTCACCGCACGTGAGCGAACGCCGGAGGCAGGCCGTCCTGCAGGCCGCCCGGGAGCTCGGCTACCGCCCGAACGCCGTGGCGCGCAGCCTGGTCGAGGGACGCACCCGGCTGATCGGCGCCATCGTCGCCGACCTGCACAACCCGTTCTTCGCCGAGTTCCTCGACGGGCTCCAGGAGAGCCTGCACGGCGCCGGGCTGCGAATGCTGGTCGGCAGCGGCCGCTGGGACCCGATGTTCGAGGCCGAGGCGGTCGAGGCGTTCCTGGAGATGCGGGTGGACGGGCTGGTGCTGCTCAGCGTCGTCCCGGAGTCGCTCAAGGAGGCCGCCGCCAGCGTCCCCGTGGTGGTCGTCGGCGAGCGCGACGTGGTCGGCGTCGACATCGTGGTGGACGACGACGAGCTGGGCGCGAGCCTCGCGGTCGACCACCTCGTCGAGCACGGCCACCGCCGGATCGCGCACATCGAGGGCGCGCGCTCCACCACCGCGCGCTACCGCCGCGCCGGCTACGAGAAGGCGATGCGGCTGCACGACCTGGCCGCCGAGATCGTCGTCGAGCCCGGCGACTTCACCGAGGACGGCGGCTACCGGGCCGCGCTCTCCCTGCTGCGCCGCGACGCCCGGCCGACCGCGATCTTCGCTCCCAACGACCTGGTCGCCACCGGGGCGCTGTCGGCCGCCGACGAGCTCGGCATGCGGGTCCCGGCGGACCTCTCGATCATCGGCTACGACAACACCCATCTCGCGGCGATCCGGCACATCTCGCTGACCAGCGTCGACCAGCCGCGCCGCGACATGGGCCGGGTGGCCGCCGAGATGCTCACCGCGCGCATCGGTGACCCGTCCCGCGCCGCGCGGCAGAAGCTGGTCGTCCCGCACCTGGTGGTCCGCTCGACGACGGGGCCCGCTCCCGCCATGTGA